A region from the Bacteroidales bacterium genome encodes:
- a CDS encoding pyridoxal phosphate-dependent aminotransferase, with the protein MKTSKSGAKFSAIVRIGEELREESRKTGKEFLYLNRGINQVENIDLSKIIPMIDFNSDTIQYYPHSKGMLSLRKAINEEFFAGKTSNDNIFITSGGMNSLSLVFQTLNIKKVYTHSLYWGAYTNALKIAGKKQLFYEGFKELKANYKNYNNSAVIICDPNNPTGSKVDDKELFELLGLLAKQNTIVIWDGPYRRLFYDKTDTLYENLLNYDNVIITESFSKSIGLSGQRIGFMYCRDTNFNNEFAVRLLYSGNGVNAFAQILVEKILTTPEGKKAATDFKIKTTKDIKENIKLLQKKKILAEEFYSNKTPVGIFVIVNKSFDELKSKKIGSVPLNYFTKRTDIDVGKYSRICVSAPKEKFVSFFNKL; encoded by the coding sequence ATGAAAACATCAAAAAGCGGTGCAAAATTTTCAGCCATTGTAAGAATTGGAGAAGAGTTAAGAGAAGAAAGCAGAAAAACCGGTAAAGAATTTCTTTATTTAAACAGAGGAATTAATCAGGTTGAAAATATTGATTTGTCAAAAATAATTCCGATGATTGATTTTAATTCAGATACCATTCAATATTATCCGCATTCAAAAGGAATGTTGTCGTTGAGGAAAGCAATCAACGAAGAATTCTTTGCCGGAAAAACATCAAATGATAATATTTTTATTACATCGGGCGGAATGAACTCACTTTCGCTTGTTTTTCAAACACTAAACATAAAAAAAGTTTATACACATTCTCTTTATTGGGGAGCATATACAAATGCTTTAAAAATTGCAGGAAAAAAGCAATTATTTTATGAAGGATTTAAAGAGTTAAAAGCAAACTATAAAAATTATAATAATTCTGCCGTAATAATTTGCGACCCTAACAACCCTACCGGCAGCAAAGTTGATGATAAAGAGCTTTTTGAACTTTTGGGTTTATTGGCAAAACAAAATACAATTGTAATTTGGGACGGACCTTACAGAAGACTTTTTTATGACAAAACAGATACTTTATATGAAAATTTATTGAACTACGACAATGTAATTATAACTGAAAGTTTCAGTAAATCAATTGGTTTAAGCGGACAACGCATAGGGTTTATGTATTGTAGAGATACAAATTTTAACAATGAATTTGCTGTTCGATTATTATATTCCGGAAACGGAGTTAATGCTTTTGCTCAAATTTTAGTTGAAAAAATACTAACAACACCTGAAGGCAAAAAAGCAGCAACAGATTTCAAAATAAAAACAACAAAGGACATAAAAGAAAATATAAAGCTATTACAGAAAAAAAAGATACTTGCAGAAGAATTTTACAGTAATAAAACACCTGTCGGAATTTTTGTAATAGTTAATAAATCTTTTGATGAGTTAAAATCAAAAAAAATAGGCAGCGTTCCTTTAAATTATTTTACAAAACGAACAGATATAGATGTTGGAAAATATTCAAGAATTTGCGTTTCAGCCCCAAAAGAAAAATTCGTTAGCTTTTTTAACAAATTATAG
- the folE gene encoding GTP cyclohydrolase I FolE: MKIISKGTGIDEDFGYVRIDSYNDETTKKIAEHYQAILGLLGEDAEREGLENTPERVAKAMQFMSKGYNSDPAKIIKSALFKEDYSEMVIVKDIDLYSMCEHHMLPFYGKAHVAYIPNGLITGLSKIARVVETYSRRLQVQERLTMQIRDTIEETLEPLGVAVVIEAAHMCMRIRGIQKQNSVTTTSAFTGAFNNAKTREEFIHLIGAKLI, translated from the coding sequence ATGAAAATAATAAGCAAAGGAACCGGCATTGATGAAGATTTCGGTTATGTAAGAATAGATTCGTATAATGATGAAACAACAAAAAAAATAGCTGAACACTATCAAGCCATTTTAGGGCTGTTGGGAGAAGATGCAGAAAGAGAAGGTCTTGAGAATACTCCTGAACGTGTTGCAAAAGCAATGCAATTTATGTCGAAAGGTTATAATTCAGATCCGGCTAAAATCATTAAAAGTGCCTTGTTTAAAGAGGATTACAGCGAAATGGTAATCGTAAAAGATATTGATTTATATTCAATGTGCGAACATCATATGTTACCTTTTTATGGAAAAGCTCATGTTGCATATATTCCGAACGGATTGATTACCGGATTAAGTAAAATTGCAAGAGTTGTAGAAACTTACTCAAGAAGATTACAGGTTCAAGAACGTTTAACAATGCAAATAAGAGATACTATTGAAGAAACTCTTGAACCTCTTGGTGTTGCAGTTGTTATTGAAGCTGCCCACATGTGCATGAGAATAAGAGGAATTCAAAAACAAAATTCGGTTACTACAACCTCTGCTTTTACGGGTGCGTTTAATAATGCAAAAACAAGAGAAGAATTTATTCATTTAATAGGAGCAAAGTTAATCTGA
- a CDS encoding Crp/Fnr family transcriptional regulator, which produces MIDKDKIPICETCFVSNDIFRHLTKDELDVLSYIKNCNTYKKGEVIYSEQGRVTGIYCINSGIVKHYKTGNDGKEQIIRFSKKGEIFGFRAILSEDSACTSTKVIEDCSLCFIPAAHFLKLLKENSGFSMSVMKLSCIELGYANQYILDIAQKNVRERLAEILLLLNESFGINKEGELNIFLTREELAGIVGTATESVIRLLSEFKKDKLIELNKRKIKLLDIPKLKRLSEIY; this is translated from the coding sequence ATGATAGACAAGGATAAAATACCGATTTGTGAAACTTGCTTTGTCAGCAATGACATTTTTAGGCATTTAACAAAAGATGAACTTGATGTTTTATCATACATAAAAAATTGCAATACTTATAAAAAGGGAGAGGTTATATATAGTGAACAAGGACGGGTAACCGGCATTTATTGTATAAACAGCGGAATTGTTAAGCACTATAAAACAGGGAATGACGGAAAAGAGCAAATAATAAGGTTTTCAAAAAAAGGAGAGATTTTCGGCTTCAGGGCAATTTTATCCGAAGATTCTGCTTGCACCTCTACAAAAGTAATTGAAGATTGTTCTTTGTGTTTTATTCCTGCAGCCCATTTCCTTAAACTTTTAAAAGAAAACTCAGGCTTTTCAATGAGTGTTATGAAACTATCCTGCATAGAACTAGGATATGCAAATCAATATATTTTAGATATTGCTCAAAAAAATGTTCGAGAACGATTGGCCGAAATTTTGCTTTTATTAAACGAAAGCTTCGGTATAAATAAAGAAGGCGAATTAAATATATTTTTGACACGAGAGGAACTTGCCGGAATTGTAGGAACAGCAACAGAATCTGTTATCAGACTTCTGTCAGAATTTAAAAAAGATAAACTTATTGAATTAAATAAACGAAAGATAAAATTACTTGATATCCCAAAATTAAAAAGACTTTCGGAAATATATTAA
- a CDS encoding biotin/lipoyl-binding protein yields the protein MFTAEINNKKFNIKFSNELLSKGTISDERFEINVIKNNNKSFHIINNLKSYNVDIISIDNIEKRVILKVNQKTFEVKITDELDKLLKEMGIQNKENKKNKDLKAPMPGLVTEIIIKIGDTIQKGDNLLILEAMKMENNLKAEHDAIIKDIIVEKGNSVEKNQVLVTFE from the coding sequence ATGTTTACTGCCGAGATAAATAATAAAAAATTTAATATTAAGTTTAGCAATGAACTTTTGAGTAAAGGTACAATATCTGATGAGCGTTTTGAGATAAATGTTATTAAAAATAATAACAAATCGTTTCATATAATAAATAACCTTAAATCCTATAATGTTGATATTATATCAATTGATAATATTGAGAAAAGAGTAATTTTAAAAGTTAATCAAAAAACATTTGAAGTTAAGATAACCGACGAGTTAGATAAATTGCTCAAAGAGATGGGAATTCAAAATAAAGAAAACAAAAAAAATAAAGACCTAAAAGCACCAATGCCGGGATTAGTAACCGAAATTATAATTAAAATTGGAGATACAATTCAAAAAGGAGATAATTTATTAATTTTGGAAGCAATGAAAATGGAAAATAATTTAAAAGCCGAACATGATGCAATTATTAAAGATATAATTGTAGAAAAAGGCAATTCTGTTGAAAAAAATCAAGTATTAGTTACATTTGAATAA
- a CDS encoding OsmC family protein, with protein sequence MSEKIKTVWKGNMAFEWEVNGHKVMIDATDKVGGENRGPRPKPFMLAALGGCTGMDVVSILKKMRVTDMLSDFNVEVSGELTDEHPKHFISMHVAYIFTPKDGEELPTAKLEKAINLSEERYCGVSEVYKKAGIKMTSEIIINKNNF encoded by the coding sequence ATGAGTGAAAAAATAAAAACAGTTTGGAAAGGTAATATGGCATTTGAATGGGAGGTAAACGGCCATAAAGTAATGATTGATGCAACGGATAAAGTAGGAGGAGAAAACAGGGGACCCAGGCCAAAGCCGTTTATGTTGGCTGCCCTCGGAGGTTGTACGGGTATGGATGTTGTATCTATATTAAAAAAAATGAGAGTAACAGATATGCTGTCAGATTTTAATGTTGAAGTTTCAGGAGAGTTGACGGATGAACACCCTAAACACTTTATATCAATGCATGTTGCCTATATTTTTACACCAAAAGACGGTGAAGAATTGCCGACAGCAAAACTTGAAAAAGCAATTAATTTATCAGAAGAAAGATATTGCGGTGTAAGTGAGGTGTATAAGAAAGCAGGTATTAAAATGACCTCAGAAATAATTATTAACAAAAATAATTTCTAA
- the mqnB gene encoding futalosine hydrolase, with amino-acid sequence MKRKKEILIVFATNSEAYPFLKEVRNKNYSVKNDNEFFTDNLNVKILISGIGMSATTYSLTKTISKKKYDLVINAGICGSFNDDICIGDSVSVILDEFGDIGVTDDDNSFKTLFDEGLLKHNTRPFINGKLYSSTQQQVDTELPKVTAITVNASSGNKKQIKHRINKFNPDIETMEGAAVAYVCLKEKADFLQIRTVSNKVEERNKENWNIPLALKNLSQELLNILSKI; translated from the coding sequence TTGAAAAGAAAAAAGGAAATATTAATTGTATTTGCAACAAATTCAGAAGCATATCCATTCTTAAAAGAAGTTAGAAATAAGAATTATTCTGTTAAGAACGATAATGAGTTTTTTACTGATAATTTGAATGTTAAAATATTAATTTCGGGAATAGGAATGTCTGCAACAACTTATTCTTTGACAAAAACAATAAGTAAAAAAAAGTATGATTTAGTTATTAATGCAGGTATTTGCGGCAGTTTTAATGATGATATTTGCATAGGAGATTCTGTAAGTGTAATTCTTGACGAGTTTGGCGATATCGGAGTTACCGACGATGATAATTCCTTTAAAACTTTATTTGATGAAGGTTTGCTAAAACATAACACAAGACCTTTTATTAATGGAAAACTATACAGTTCAACTCAGCAACAAGTTGATACTGAGCTTCCAAAAGTCACAGCAATTACAGTAAATGCAAGTTCAGGCAATAAAAAACAAATAAAACATCGTATAAATAAATTTAATCCGGATATTGAAACGATGGAGGGTGCAGCTGTTGCATATGTTTGTTTAAAAGAAAAGGCAGATTTTTTACAAATCAGAACAGTTTCTAATAAAGTTGAAGAAAGAAATAAAGAGAATTGGAATATTCCTTTAGCACTAAAAAATTTGTCACAAGAGTTGTTAAATATATTATCAAAAATATGA
- a CDS encoding SpoIIE family protein phosphatase has protein sequence MLFLFNNSSAQIDQISVQHYSINDGLSQNFTNSIFQDKFGYIWIATQDGLNRFDGYEFITFRQDPNDENSLSNNYVIDIEGSKDTILWVVTNEGLEKFDYKTNHFSTVIRNKNHTQSVYSTNIKAVKEDASGILWLRTIDGIIRYNPEKNEFLEYKQTEKGDGFISDYNYFSILEDSDHNFWSGSKDGLIKFNHKTKEFNTYKFDKKSGNNEVFSVYFENQEKYWVGTKNGVYTFNPTTEKFNKFTVQKNILNVRAIHKDNNSNVWIGTEYGLMYKKPENNYFESFKLDNYISDEVNVGNVSGIMQDNSDIIWVCSDYGIFKIDSKKKHFNLYRKGKNSSINFSSNTIYSIYYDAETEEIWLGTRAFGLNIFNRKTNQVKIYNKDNSLLTDNNIHCITADEKGNIWVGTSNGPFIYNKFSKSFIPFSKYVNKDFNGYFKNNRISSMFFDSGDIWFSTLNGLLKYSNGKIKTYKKDGTVNSLVANDVFKSIKRKNGEIWVATLHGLSKLNPKTNTFINYTKDNKKISDNSVLTVFESSDQTLWVGTGTGLNKYIPEKDSFIFYTSKSHGFSNDFIYTIAEDNLNNLWLSTNKGIAKFNIKTEEVINFSQDDNLQGYEFNIGAVYSADTINEIFWGGLNGLNSIKLKNLTKNLVAPKPLITKFVKRTQKGKEEVLIGNNNEVFLTYKESSFDINFAVPEYTHPDKNKFKYKIEEANENWIDLGTKNSINFFQLSPGTYTLKLIGANSDNYWNINPVTLIIHISAPWWQTTSAYIFYVAFVIFLVLGGFFIYNKEIRKENKILNEKQIVAKEVEKQRELLSIKNNNIAESMRYASRIIDALLPTKQFVKKLIPDSFVLFMSKEIVSGDFYWVDESKDKVFVAAVDCTGHGVPGAFMSIVGLDLLRNIINQGIDTPGEILDRLNRDVASIFRKDELSGELKDGMDISMIAIHKKDNIIEYAGAINQLFIIRDDNIIEIKGNRFSISPVTTNYGHFKNHTIEVQDMDMIYLFSDGYVDQFGGPDEKKFKYRRFRHMLLNNYRLPVEEQKNNLKRVINSWRGQLEQVDDILVMGIRIKL, from the coding sequence TTGTTATTTCTTTTCAATAACTCTTCAGCACAAATAGATCAAATCAGCGTTCAACATTATTCTATTAATGACGGACTTTCCCAAAATTTTACAAACAGTATTTTTCAAGATAAATTCGGATATATTTGGATTGCAACTCAAGACGGATTGAACAGGTTTGACGGATATGAATTTATTACATTCAGACAAGACCCGAATGATGAGAATTCATTATCAAACAATTATGTAATTGACATTGAGGGCTCAAAAGATACAATTCTATGGGTTGTTACAAATGAAGGATTGGAAAAATTTGATTATAAAACAAATCACTTCTCCACTGTAATAAGAAATAAAAACCATACCCAATCTGTATATTCTACAAACATTAAAGCCGTTAAAGAAGATGCCTCAGGAATATTGTGGCTGAGAACTATTGACGGAATTATTCGTTATAACCCCGAAAAAAATGAATTCCTGGAATATAAACAAACTGAAAAAGGAGACGGCTTTATAAGTGATTATAACTACTTTTCGATTTTAGAAGACTCAGACCATAATTTTTGGTCCGGCTCTAAAGACGGATTAATAAAATTTAATCATAAAACAAAAGAGTTTAATACATATAAATTTGATAAAAAATCCGGGAATAATGAAGTTTTTTCAGTATATTTTGAAAACCAAGAAAAATACTGGGTGGGAACAAAAAACGGAGTTTATACCTTTAACCCGACAACAGAAAAGTTTAATAAATTCACAGTTCAAAAAAACATATTAAATGTCAGGGCAATCCATAAAGACAACAACAGTAATGTCTGGATAGGTACCGAGTATGGTTTAATGTACAAAAAACCGGAGAATAATTATTTCGAATCTTTCAAACTTGACAATTATATTTCAGACGAAGTTAATGTCGGCAATGTTTCCGGGATAATGCAGGATAACTCTGATATTATCTGGGTTTGTTCTGATTACGGCATTTTTAAAATTGACTCTAAGAAAAAACATTTTAACTTATACCGTAAAGGAAAAAACAGTTCAATTAATTTTTCTTCTAATACAATTTATTCTATTTACTATGATGCAGAAACAGAAGAAATTTGGTTGGGAACAAGAGCTTTCGGCTTAAATATATTCAACAGAAAAACAAACCAAGTTAAGATATATAATAAAGATAATTCTCTTCTTACGGATAATAATATTCATTGTATTACAGCAGATGAAAAAGGAAACATTTGGGTAGGAACCAGTAACGGTCCTTTTATTTATAATAAATTTAGCAAAAGTTTTATTCCCTTTTCAAAATATGTGAATAAAGACTTTAACGGATATTTTAAAAATAACAGAATTTCAAGTATGTTTTTTGACAGCGGAGATATTTGGTTTTCAACATTAAACGGTTTACTAAAATACAGTAACGGAAAAATCAAAACATACAAAAAAGACGGAACAGTTAACAGCTTAGTCGCAAATGATGTTTTTAAATCAATAAAACGAAAAAACGGAGAAATTTGGGTTGCAACGCTTCACGGCTTAAGTAAGCTTAACCCAAAAACAAACACATTTATAAACTATACAAAAGACAATAAAAAAATTAGCGATAATTCGGTTTTAACTGTTTTTGAAAGTTCAGACCAAACTCTTTGGGTGGGAACAGGAACCGGTTTAAACAAATATATTCCCGAAAAAGATTCTTTCATTTTTTACACTTCTAAAAGTCATGGTTTTAGTAATGATTTTATATATACGATAGCAGAAGACAACTTAAATAATCTTTGGCTGAGCACAAATAAAGGAATTGCCAAATTTAACATAAAAACAGAAGAGGTAATAAACTTCTCTCAAGATGATAACTTACAAGGTTATGAATTTAATATAGGTGCTGTATATTCCGCAGATACTATTAATGAAATATTTTGGGGAGGGTTAAATGGTTTAAATTCCATAAAATTGAAAAATCTGACAAAAAATCTTGTTGCTCCCAAACCTCTTATAACAAAATTTGTAAAACGCACCCAAAAAGGAAAAGAAGAGGTGTTAATAGGAAATAACAATGAAGTATTTTTGACATATAAAGAAAGCAGTTTCGATATAAACTTTGCTGTTCCCGAATACACACATCCCGACAAAAATAAGTTCAAATACAAAATTGAAGAGGCAAACGAAAACTGGATTGATTTAGGAACAAAAAATTCAATTAACTTCTTTCAGCTATCCCCCGGAACATATACGTTAAAATTAATAGGAGCAAACAGTGACAATTATTGGAACATTAATCCGGTTACCCTTATAATACATATATCAGCTCCTTGGTGGCAAACAACTTCAGCATATATTTTTTATGTTGCGTTTGTTATATTCTTAGTTCTCGGCGGATTTTTTATTTACAACAAAGAAATAAGGAAAGAAAACAAAATATTAAACGAAAAACAAATTGTAGCAAAAGAGGTAGAAAAACAAAGAGAACTTTTATCAATTAAAAATAATAATATTGCCGAAAGTATGCGATATGCATCCCGAATTATAGATGCCCTTTTACCCACAAAACAATTTGTTAAAAAATTAATCCCGGACTCCTTTGTTTTGTTTATGTCAAAAGAAATTGTCAGCGGAGATTTCTACTGGGTAGATGAAAGTAAAGATAAAGTTTTTGTTGCTGCTGTTGATTGTACCGGGCATGGTGTACCCGGGGCATTTATGTCAATTGTAGGATTAGATTTATTGCGAAATATTATCAACCAAGGAATTGATACCCCCGGAGAAATCCTGGACAGACTAAATAGAGATGTTGCAAGTATTTTCAGAAAAGATGAACTTTCCGGGGAATTAAAAGACGGAATGGACATAAGTATGATAGCAATTCATAAAAAAGATAATATAATTGAATATGCAGGTGCAATAAATCAGTTATTTATAATCAGAGATGATAATATTATTGAAATAAAAGGTAACAGATTTTCAATATCTCCTGTTACAACAAATTACGGTCATTTTAAAAATCATACTATTGAAGTACAAGATATGGATATGATTTATCTGTTTTCAGACGGCTATGTTGACCAGTTCGGAGGTCCGGACGAGAAAAAATTTAAATACAGAAGGTTTCGCCATATGCTCTTAAACAATTACAGGCTGCCTGTTGAAGAACAAAAAAATAATTTAAAAAGAGTTATAAACAGTTGGCGAGGACAATTAGAACAGGTCGATGATATCTTGGTTATGGGAATAAGAATTAAACTGTAA
- a CDS encoding 1,4-dihydroxy-6-naphthoate synthase yields the protein MKLSLGFSTCPNDTFIFDAAVHHKIDTEGIQFELILADVEELNKKAFEGKIDITKLSYHAYSYAAENYVLLNSGSALGNNNGPLLISKKKIYRNEVNDLKIAIPGKFTTANLLLGIAYPKAKNKIPYLFSDIEDAVNDEEVDAGLIIHENRFTYEAKGLKKIIDLGEFWENMTKTPIPLGGIVINRKHPPELQLKISNIIKTSIEFAYKNPESSLSYIKQYAQEMNAEIMKKHIDLYVNNFSLDLGKVGKNAVKTLYNEASERDLIPEILDEIFIKST from the coding sequence ATGAAATTAAGTCTTGGTTTTTCAACCTGCCCTAACGACACCTTCATTTTTGATGCCGCCGTTCATCATAAAATAGATACCGAAGGAATTCAATTCGAGTTAATTTTGGCTGATGTTGAAGAATTAAATAAAAAAGCATTTGAAGGAAAAATTGATATTACAAAATTAAGTTATCATGCTTATTCTTATGCAGCAGAAAACTATGTTTTGCTTAATTCAGGAAGTGCATTGGGAAATAATAACGGACCTTTGCTTATCAGCAAAAAAAAGATTTATCGGAATGAGGTCAATGATTTAAAAATTGCAATTCCCGGCAAATTTACGACAGCAAATTTACTTCTCGGAATTGCATATCCTAAGGCAAAAAATAAAATTCCTTATTTATTTTCTGATATTGAAGATGCCGTTAACGATGAAGAAGTTGATGCAGGACTTATTATTCATGAAAACCGGTTTACTTATGAAGCAAAAGGTTTAAAAAAGATTATTGATTTAGGAGAATTTTGGGAAAATATGACAAAAACACCGATACCTCTCGGCGGAATCGTTATAAACAGGAAACATCCTCCGGAATTGCAATTAAAAATAAGCAATATAATTAAAACAAGCATTGAATTTGCATATAAAAACCCGGAATCAAGCTTAAGCTATATAAAACAATATGCACAAGAAATGAATGCAGAAATAATGAAAAAACATATTGATTTATATGTAAATAATTTTTCACTTGATTTGGGAAAAGTCGGAAAGAATGCCGTTAAAACTTTATATAATGAAGCATCCGAAAGAGATTTAATTCCTGAAATATTAGATGAGATTTTTATAAAATCAACCTAA